TTAGGACTTTCATTTTACTGTTCTTTGTTAGGCTGGCAGTTTTAGGAaagataaatgaataattaattgtgcTTTGCGAAGAAGGGTTTGTTGTGTGCTTTAATCGAGTTGTTATCATcttaaattgaagttttcttTAGTCTGCTTATTTCTTGATTCCTTTCATGGATGATTGGTTCTCAGGCTTACTGACTCTCACAAAACCCTCGGGAAAAAACTGAAGCAATTTTATTACCGTACATCACATGTGGAATTAAGTTCGGTTGCTCGTGATTAAAGCTCGCCAAAAGATGACACAAAGATATTGAAGTCCTCTTTTTTGTGCTAAGGTgctatgatttttaaattaaaaaaaaatgtaactaaaaaaataaaagatttggCTAAAACTCCAAATTAGACTAGCAAgtgtattaaatattttagtgtaACAATTTTTAACTTACGATTGTCTAACCACAATACCAAACACAGCTTGATTACGGTCGCTTGATCATCCATCATCTTCCTTAAGAAGAATACTCCACGTTGCTAAAAAGTCAAAGTCAAAGTCAATCGATGAAATTCGAGTATTTGACGATAGCAGAAAACATTCAGCCATGCTACTTTATTCAGATAGACATTCTGTTTTTCATTTGACGTTTGCCCTCAAGATTCatctgataaaaaaaatttcaaatatggTACAATGTTCAAATATCCCTGCTTTGAGCAAAGCATATATTCCTCTGGTAGGCCTGCCCTTGATGAGCAACTCAAGCTGTTCCTTGATGGTAATAGACGATAGAAATGTTATTGGACTGTGAACCAACATTACATTTTGCACTTGTCATAATGCTTCTTTGAGGGCATAAAGATCTAATAAACCtcaatttattgaatataataaccgtaattaatttttttgtttctgttcATTAAATTCTCTATATTCCCCATTAGAAAAATGCATAGATTGCCAAACATCTTCTACCAGTCTCATTCTTCACCGTGTTCATCTCGTGTGAAGCCTCATTTTGAGAAATACATTACCCCGTTGGTGGGATCAGAAAGAGAACGTCCAAACCTCAGGACTATCATCTAGGAACCGGGAAGGAAAGGTGCCTGTGCGAGAGTTGTGGGTAGGGAGAAATGAAGGCTGTTAACTGCCAAATAGGCAGCAATACCAGTAGCATAACCAGCAAAAGCAAAGCCACTCACCTATACAAAGGAGAATGGCTCttatagtaaataaaaaaaatagaattttgatCCAAGAGGATAGCATAAAGCTTCAGCAATTACCTTCCGTAAATACCAAAAGAAGTCCACCTTTTCCATTCCCATGAATGCAACTCCAGCAGCAGAACCAATAATAAGCATGGACCCACCAGTACCAGCACAATATGCTATCAGCTGCCAAAACTCAGAATCCTGTGGGAAAGAGGTAAGATCATACATTCCCATTGTTGCTGCAACTAGTGGAACGTTGTCTATTACCGCTGATACGACACCGATTGCACTTGCAATCAGgtcaatatttgaaatatgaGCATCAAGATAATTTGCAATTTCCCGGAGAAGACCTGCTGCCTCCAGGCTGGAAAacaagaatttcaaatttcaaattaggGGTCTTCTAATGGCACACTGCAATCTTCTGTACCTAAAGGGAAACAGAGAACCAGGTAGGATTTGTTTTTGTACCTGCTGACAGACAAAAGGATCCCAAGAAAGAAAAGGGCCCCTTGTGTGTCGATCCGTGATAACGCCTGTGGTACCTTCAGCTTCTGCCTTTCCGATTCACCATAATGAATAGCATCCGTCAGGATCCAAAGAACTCCAAGTCCAAGCAGAATACCCATGTAAGGAGGCAAACCAGTTAGTGCCTTGAACACTGGAACAAAAATCAGTGCCCCAATACCCACAGCGAAAACAAGCTGTCCTCTAGGAGCCATCTGTTCAGATGCCAAAACATTGGAAGATTCCTGTCCCTTCCCATTAACTTCACTGAATTGAAGAAGAGAAACTCATATCATTTAATCCTGTGAGATGACGCTAACCAAATCTTTCCAAAGTTCAAATTCCGTGGCTTTGGTTTAACAAATCAAGAAAAGTACCTAGTCAGCGACAAAAAAGCCAGTGGAACAGCTAGAGAAACAGCCGAAGGTATAAACAAACTCTGCAAGCACagaaaacatttaaatatgtcagtgaaataaaattgtatcCAAGGAGGCAATTAAACAGCTTATCTAATGTCCATATCATGTGTGAAACCGTCAAAGCATGCCCAGATGAGTATACTTCAAGCGCATTAAGATGTACCATGGGTAGTGTTAAACTCTTCCACTAACCTCATACTTGACATGTGATGATTTACTGTGATTCATCTTCACATTCTAATTATCAAGCCGGTTAGGAAGAGAATTTTCCAAATCTGTGAGCACTTAATTTCAACCTACTTCAAAGTTAACATTTGAAGAAATGTAAGTTCCACCACTCACTTTAGGAACAGAGTTAACTAAAACTTTGCAATTGTACTTAACCATCCAAACTTTCAGCTACATGGTTCAACTTGGATGGTTCATTGCAGGATCCTGTGCAGTACTTCTCAGACTTGTACAAGGAGGGTCCTTGAGAGAGACAGAGTAAGACGAAAGTATACATCAACACATTTGAGGAAAGTGTTGCTCTGTTTCTGGGAATAAAAGTTGCAATTTATAGCTGCTCCATGGAAGGCTCATCTATATCTAGTTCAATTAACCAAGGCATCTGAGAACACAATCAGGTCACCAGAAATGCACTCTTTGAATGTGAATCATATCCTAGTCATACTTATTATATTAGCAGTGAGCAATTTGAAAACCAGAAAAAGTCTGTCCACTAGTTTCACCAGAACTTCCCAAGTTCATTTTATCTACTttctaaaagtttttttaatatgcatCAAGAAAACGAAGAATATTTTTAGCAGACAATACAGTTACTATCATGCATAAACCCCACTAAACAGATGTTTGGGCTACAGAGCGAAGAGAAAAGACCTTCATTGTTGGCAATGTGGATATCTGACCATGTATCCATAACATGGTAGTGGTAACATCCCCAATTGGAGTCCATGCACCACCAGCATTTGCTGCTATTACAACAACAGCTCCAAGAAGCCTGCAGAAGAAGTCCAAATGTGTGAGTGCAGCTTCAATGAGCCAAGCGATAGTTCATTTCTTCTTAAAGAACAGAACACTGAAGAGAACTAACAAAGAGTTGACTTAGTAGATTCCATTAGAGGGAAGCAGGAAAAAGCCAGAAGCAATTTACACAAAAAATTGAACATTTTAAACCCATGTAAGTCAATATATGATGATGACTACAATGAATGAAGGTGTCTTTGGAAACATAAAAATGTCCCTATTATCAGACTCAGACTACCAAACATTTGACAATatcttattaaaaatagagtaggaaattatgaatttcaagACATGATAAAGACTAGCATCAGGAACAGGAAGTGCTCAAGAATACTTTTTAGCATGTCACAAAGAATGTATAAGAGCCAGAACTTACTTGCGGTATTCTGAGGGAGGTACTAGTTTTCTCAGCAAAGAAACCATGACAATGGTAGATGTCAAGTTGTCTAGGATTGAACTAAGGAAAAAGGTCACAAAGCCAATCTGCAATTTTCAGAATAAAAGGTCAAATGCCCTTATTCATGAGGCGATTTGTGAAGCATACAGTAAAAAAGATGGCTAAACTGCTAAGTATTTCACAAGATGCCTCATTTCACAGCATGTTATGGTTATGGGGAACCGAAAGAAGGTTTAATAGATGCAATATGGAATTTGTCTCTAGTTACAGAGCATTTGCAGACATGGCCATGCAGCAGAAATAAAGCACCCACCACCCAAAGCAGAGTACGAGGCTTTCGAGTAGTTATATTGTCAGTAACCAGCTTAAATCCTTGATGAGCATCCACTATCTCTACAATGGTCATCGCACCAAGCaagaaaaaaactatttcactGACTTCTGCAGATGCACGAGACAACTCGGACACAGCAATTTCAGTCGAAGGAGCCTACTCAAGAAATTCAAATGAGTTAAAACTCCAAACACCAAAACTAGAGAAACGGGAATACATAtttaagaggaaaaagaaaacctcAAAACAAATAGATCTAACTGAATGAATGCAATTAGTCATTAATACATAAAGTGTCATTAAAGAAGCGTAGGTTACACTGGTCTTATTAAAAGTACTTAATTATACTGTTCAAGCAATAATGAATATTGAAAATCAAGTAAAAGGAAATGTTGCCAGCACAATCAGAAGAtggtaaataaaacttatttgaaGCAACAACTCCATGgatattcttcaaattttgttaatcCTCGAACAACATGCAGTCATTAATTGTGTTATCATACTAATTTCTATGATAGAAAGCCATTAAAACCATtaaaattaggaaataattgtaaaacaaaatcaataggCAACATAGGTTCTCGATCTTCATAAAATATCCAAGAAAAACAGAGAATCAACAGAATGAAAAGCCAAAGTTGAATACATGCTAAACCTTATTAGATATATGAAGTTTTGGTACATATGAAAGCAATTGATAGTAAGAGGGACTGTGAGTAAGCATCTAAATGATATTCCCACCTCAGTGGTAATTTCAACTGGTTAgtataaattatgaatcttACTCCAATGCTTCGCACTATCCATAAGCTCACAGCCATCAATAGTCCTACTCCACTTTTATTGAAAGCCAGAGACTCTTCAAAAATGATCCCTGTATACCCAATTCCAAATAACAGTGCCATCGCAAGATCCTATTTACAGAAACTCGATCAGATCAACTAAAACATGTCACACACCAACTGAAAATAATATGTGTGCTTTTTCTACTC
This window of the Citrus sinensis cultivar Valencia sweet orange chromosome 8, DVS_A1.0, whole genome shotgun sequence genome carries:
- the LOC102609897 gene encoding sodium/proton antiporter 1 isoform X1, which gives rise to MAALSIGTHLSPLQQFKKRSLHSPSLTSVSSLHSLSSFDTYQCRIRGPRLLGNGVLARAEDKARESSSSIQQEAQQQPNNQKQFQELESSSGTCDPLCSLDETSSSDFEANYQPKTDLLKALAVFAAAITGAVAINHSWVAANQDLAMALLFGIGYTGIIFEESLAFNKSGVGLLMAVSLWIVRSIGAPSTEIAVSELSRASAEVSEIVFFLLGAMTIVEIVDAHQGFKLVTDNITTRKPRTLLWVIGFVTFFLSSILDNLTSTIVMVSLLRKLVPPSEYRKLLGAVVVIAANAGGAWTPIGDVTTTMLWIHGQISTLPTMKSLFIPSAVSLAVPLAFLSLTSEVNGKGQESSNVLASEQMAPRGQLVFAVGIGALIFVPVFKALTGLPPYMGILLGLGVLWILTDAIHYGESERQKLKVPQALSRIDTQGALFFLGILLSVSSLEAAGLLREIANYLDAHISNIDLIASAIGVVSAVIDNVPLVAATMGMYDLTSFPQDSEFWQLIAYCAGTGGSMLIIGSAAGVAFMGMEKVDFFWYLRKVSGFAFAGYATGIAAYLAVNSLHFSLPTTLAQAPFLPGS
- the LOC102609897 gene encoding sodium/proton antiporter 1 isoform X2; the protein is MAALSIGTHLSPLQQFKKRSLHSPSLTSVSSLHSLSSFDTYQCRIRGPRLLGNGVLARAEDKARESSSSIQQEAQQQPNNQKQFQELESSSGTCDPLCSLDETSSSDFEANYQPKTDLLKALAVFAAAITGAVAINHSWVAANQDLAMALLFGIGYTGIIFEESLAFNKSGVGLLMAVSLWIVRSIGIGFVTFFLSSILDNLTSTIVMVSLLRKLVPPSEYRKLLGAVVVIAANAGGAWTPIGDVTTTMLWIHGQISTLPTMKSLFIPSAVSLAVPLAFLSLTSEVNGKGQESSNVLASEQMAPRGQLVFAVGIGALIFVPVFKALTGLPPYMGILLGLGVLWILTDAIHYGESERQKLKVPQALSRIDTQGALFFLGILLSVSSLEAAGLLREIANYLDAHISNIDLIASAIGVVSAVIDNVPLVAATMGMYDLTSFPQDSEFWQLIAYCAGTGGSMLIIGSAAGVAFMGMEKVDFFWYLRKVSGFAFAGYATGIAAYLAVNSLHFSLPTTLAQAPFLPGS